The region CGAACTCTAAATTCAAATCACACAAAGAAGCAACAAGGAGAGGCGAATTATTAACAAGAATTCCTCAGATTAACTAAAAAGTTATACAACTTGTTTAtagtagggcccgaccgatatggaatttttgcggccgatatcgatattggggaagaaaaaaaataccgATATATAGCAGCCGATTTCTTTCTAAGATTAATGTTCAATCtgtttgaacacatttattacgttgatccctcaaatgcagttatcaaacacttgttgaaaatataaataatgaagGCACCCAACTCAAAGTAACTGCACATCTGACACATTTGTCAGCGACACTCCACTAGtaacagccagaaagagaactgctagtgaaATTCAACGATACTAGAAATGCTATTGGAGggcgcatatctgtgataaaattagccgacaTGATGAGTCACTTGATAagctgatatcggccgatattaccAGATGGCCGATAAATCAGTCGGGCTTAGGTTTATAGTTTAACATTTCTGTGTctgatgttttctctttatCAGTCTAACATTTAGAAATGTGGGAGCTCCAGACAGACGACATGAATCCAGCGTTATGTCAGAGGAAGCTGCTGTCCTCCTCGCTCCTGATAACATTATTCAAACTTTGTAACTTTGACATCTGTGCGTCTTCATCCTGCTGCAGCGTCCTCATcgtcacaaacacagagctgtgtgGACGGATTCATCCGCCTCCACGAGTACGGCTCCATCCATCCGAGTGAATCACTTCTCTGTCTCCTATCATGCTCTCTTTTTACAACAGCTGttgattagtgtgtgtgtgtgtgtgataagaaACATCTGCATTATTAAAGTGCTGCTTTATGCTCATCTGAATAATAACTTTCTCCGTGTCTTGCTGTCCAGATGTTACTCTTCAAAGCAGACGGAGGAGGACGACACATCTGGCAGAGGAAAGGGAAACATCAGAGCTATATGATAAAACTGTGACATGAGGGGAGGatacacatgtgtgtgtttgtatatacaCAAGATACTTCCCTTTTTACACGGCAAGAAAAGATCGTTGagagtttaatttatttgagattttatttcaGGATATTTAACAAAAGACGTGTGAACAtaagaaaaacagactgaaaatacATAATCATGGCCAAAAAATTGGCCACGGTCATGGCGAGGGAAAAGAGGCCAAAATAAGGATGCCAGTGTTGAAAGAGGGAAACTTTTCTTGGCAATTGAGCACATAAGTGTGGGcctatcttcttcttcctcagtctgctctTTTCGCCCTGCGCCtacatgatgtgtgtgtaactacctcctttttctgACGTTTGCtctgtgaaatgttaaaaaacaaaaaggttctGCAGAGTGCTGTTCATCACGTCGTCTTTGACACCTAACCTGCAGCTGTGAtaggtgtaatttatttgaaataactgatttgttataaataaattcatggagaaataaatatgattttagtgacataaaacagcgaattcttgtaaaaaatgtcataaaacaattgtagaagttcatttaaatttaataatttgtaaaagatatcagtgttaaaacagattcagtctgaaggatttaaaacactttaaaacttatttttttgttaaaaaccttTGACATATACAGATATGTCTGCCAAGATTTATGAATCTGTCATCTACCTGTAATGTCTATCAAGAGATAATGCATGTGATTGATTAGTGATGCCTGCCGAGGCCGGAAGGGGGAGCGCTCAGCCGCGATGCCTCATTCTGCgtgacgctgacagaggaagcatcgtgtcttgactccatttattcattttaccctttttcagggCACAACATTGCAGCGTTTTCATTCATAATAAATTTACTGAGGACATAACACATCTCGTccctgatggtcttgtttacttttgtagctcataGAGAGACAGCAATATTGATTTCAGTCTGTCTCACAACCAGataaaaaaactcctcacacgGGGCTTTAACTGATCAGTCGATTCAATTATAGGATTTAAAGTTtccagaaataaagaaaaactgaactgaaacaACAGGATCGTGCCATTCAAGctcttattgttatttttaaaggaaaaacatttaaacaaaaaaacccaaaacaatgTATGGCACGTTGCTTCACTTCAGTCGTCTCGTGTTTTGCACCACCTTGAAAAGTTGGAGTTTTGGTTGGAGTGTTACTTTGTCCTGTTTGAACTCAAAATGCAGTACTGAAAGTGTGGCGGGGATGGAAGTGTTGAGAAACAGCCCGCTCAGCTGATTGGTAAGCACTTTGTGTGGgtttgtttcacatttaaaaggAAGCAGCACAACTGGTCTGAACAGCGTTGAGTCAACAGCTGGAGACGCTCTGAGCTGCAGGTACGACCTCGATCACTCGCCTGAAAGTCGTTCAGATTAAAGagattttttcttctcaaatgtTGTTGGGAAAATTAACATTTGATAactaatcatcttttttttctttttttttagagttctGATCATCCTTCAAGATGGAAATTTTTGAAGATTATTCCTTTGATTTCTATGACTATAACTACACCGATGGATTCAACGACACGCCTCACGAGGAGACGGTTTTCACACACCAATCGTCATGCTTGATGGAAGCGTTGTGCGTGGCTTTACTCGTGATCAACGTCTTCATTTTTCTGCTGGGCTTCTGCGGGAACGCTTTGGTCATCTGGATCTCTGGCTTCAAGATGAAGAAGACGGTGACCACCACCTGGTACCTGAGCCTCGCCATCTCCGACTTCGTCTTCTGCGCCTTCCTGCCGTTCAGCATCACCAACATGGTCATGGAGGAGTGGATCTTCGGCCGCTTCATGTGCAAATTCGTCTCCTCTGTGATGTTCCTCAACATGTTCAGCAGCATCTTCCTGCTGGTCGTCATCAGCGTCGACCGCTGTGTGTCCGTCGTGTTTCCAGTTTGGGCGCAGAACCAACGCACTGTGAACAAGGCGTCCGTCATAGTTGTCTTCGCCTGGGTTCTCGCCATCGCTATGAGTTTTCCCTCTGTGATCTTCCGTGAAGTTGACACTTATTTTGATCGCACCATTTGTTACAACAACTACACATGGGACAGTCACAAAACTGTGGCGGCGAGCCGCTTCCTCGCAGGATTTATCGTccctttcatcatcatcatcatctgttaCTCCATCATCATCCTCAGACTGCGCAACAACAGGCTGATGGCCAAATCCTCCAAACCCTTCAAAGTCATGACGGCGCTCGTCGCAACGTTCTTCATCTGCTGGCTGCCGTACCACGTGTTCGTGCTGCTCGAGCTGAACGTCGAAAACCTCCACGACCACCACGGCCTTTTGATCACCGGACTCAAAGTGGGGACTTCTCTGGCTGCGGCAAACAGCTTCCTCAACCCGGTGCTGTACGTGTTCATGGGCAAGCAGGAGTTCAAGAGCTCCGTGCTGTCAAAGATGGTGAACGCCATGGAAGAGGAAGGCCGCACCACCAGCAGGTATCTGTCCAGGTCCAGCTCGATGGACACCAGAGCCTCCACCCACATCTAGACATTACTGCACCGCTGGTTCTCCAGTTAAGAGCTCAAATACTCCTTTTAAGTATTTAATTATTGTCTCTTAAACAacatatgaaatgtgtttttgctcGTGAAAACACGCTCTGTATAGATTGAGAGTGTCATTTTTTgcgtttttcttttaaaggcaaTTTAAACGTGTAAAATAGTTCAGGAATGTGCACGTGAGCCAACATCCTCTGCTTATCTGGTGTTGCAGGATTTGTTCCATTGATCTCCTCCAGCAGGACGAATGTAAATACACATGTTATGTATATTAAGTCGTGCAATACATGGATTGTTAAATATGAGGTGTACATGTttcaataataaacacaaaatgtttattttacttatATTCAGTGTATCTGAAGCATTTTGCACGTATTTGTGATGGTGTCAtatgtaactttgtgtttgatttcagaCCAGGGGTGTAGTAGTGGGAGGAAAAGTGGGAACCAGGGCCCCCAAGCTGGGTGTGCAGCTTGATGTGTCAGAGGCCTGGTCCTACCTGGATTATTTTGGGCACATAtcaaacagtttttacaaaaatcAGCTGCAAATGTAGAAAATCCTTTTGTGAACCAATGTTTTTGAACTACAGCACATATCCCTCCTTTTGACACATGGTCTAGGCCATGGGCCAACTTACAATAGGTCAAAAACAGTCTACGAGGGAGACAAGGTTTATCATCTGGACCTCTCCATACACCTGCAGAGAAGAGGCAGCCGTTTTGAGACCAGAGCTTTCGTTCTgcaggggtagagagagaggccaGAGAAGACAGGGAGGCcgtaggggaggggggaggaagttGAGTCAGTGTGTAGATAAGAAGTGTGAGAAGTGGAGGAAGCTGCGGCTTTGGCAGCTGAATCTGCTCGAGCGTTACCTACAGACACCGGATCTTGGGCAGAGGTGTGTGCAGTACATTTGCAAACAGCAATACTAGCTAGTAGGAGGATGGCGTCTAACAAAGCTGCAACTTTGTGGTGGTGCAAAATGGGTTTACCATCTGATTTGAGAAATTTGCGATGCTTCCAAAGGGCTCCAAAATCATGCACAACTCCAAACGCGTAGCGAGAGTCTGTGTAGATGGTAACAGTTTTGCCTTTTGCCTTTTGCAGGCTTCAGTCAGGGCCACTAGTTCTGCTGCTTGTGCTGAGTAATGagaaggcagaggagaggaacaaacaacagaaacatcatcaa is a window of Labrus mixtus chromosome 5, fLabMix1.1, whole genome shotgun sequence DNA encoding:
- the LOC132974861 gene encoding chemerin-like receptor 1, with translation MEIFEDYSFDFYDYNYTDGFNDTPHEETVFTHQSSCLMEALCVALLVINVFIFLLGFCGNALVIWISGFKMKKTVTTTWYLSLAISDFVFCAFLPFSITNMVMEEWIFGRFMCKFVSSVMFLNMFSSIFLLVVISVDRCVSVVFPVWAQNQRTVNKASVIVVFAWVLAIAMSFPSVIFREVDTYFDRTICYNNYTWDSHKTVAASRFLAGFIVPFIIIIICYSIIILRLRNNRLMAKSSKPFKVMTALVATFFICWLPYHVFVLLELNVENLHDHHGLLITGLKVGTSLAAANSFLNPVLYVFMGKQEFKSSVLSKMVNAMEEEGRTTSRYLSRSSSMDTRASTHI